From the Salminus brasiliensis chromosome 15, fSalBra1.hap2, whole genome shotgun sequence genome, the window atgaAAGATTGAAAAAGATATTATTTCAAGTTATGGAggatttttccttcttctgtaaagctgctgtgttaTGGCTAAATTTTTTTTACTCGGTGATATAGTTCCACAAAGTAAAGAAAATAGGAAAAATAAATGGTGATATGTATTCAGAGATTTACCTAAATATTTTATTCTTATTGCAGTGTATTCTCATCTATGCTCTATatatgctttatatatatacagtgagtccaagaagtatttgatcccttgctgattttctttgtttgcccactaataaagacactatccttctgcacttttaatggtagatatattctaacatggagagacagaatatcaagacaaaaatccagaatataattttaaagaatatattttaattaatttgtatttcaatgaggaaaataagtatttgatccctcttgccaaacacactcaatacttagtggcaaagcctttgtttgcaagcacagcggtgagacgtttgttgtagttaaccacaagtttagcacacacaccagggggaattttggcccactcttctttgcagatcctctctaaatcatgaaggttggtgggctgtcgcttggcaactctgaccttcagctccctccatagattttcgatcggattgaggtctggcgactggctgggccactccatgaccttaatgtgatttttcttgagccaatcctttgttgcctttgctgtatgtttagggtcgttatcatgttggaagacccaaccacggcccattttcagatccctggcagaggggaggaggttgtccctcaggattgtgcggtacatggctccatccatcttcccagtgatgcggtgaagtagccctgtacccttggcagagaaacacccccaaaacattatgcttccacctccatgcttgacggtgggcacagtgttcttggggtcataggcagcatttttcttcctccacacatggcgggtggagttgaggccaaaaagttcaattttggtctcgtctgaccacaaaaccttctcccaataacttggttcatctttcaaatgatcattggcatacttgaggcgcgcctccacatgtgctctcttcagcaggggtacctttcgggcactgcaggatgtgaatccattgttgcgcaaagtgttgccaattgtttccttgcaaactgtggtcccagctgccttcaggtcatttgctaactcctgccgagtggttgcaggacgatttctgactgttctcagcatcattgccaccccacgaggcgaaatcttctttggagcaccgggccgaggtctgttgattgtcatgttatactctttaaactttctgataattgcaccaatagttgttactttcacatccaacaccttactaatctttttgtagcccattccagctttgtgaaggtcaacaattctgactctgaggtcctgtgacagctctttggttttacccatgttggagacttgaaatctgtgtgatctgtctgattctgtggacaggtgtttttcacacaagtgattagtgagaacaggtggcttcaggtcaggtaacaagttgattgggagtgtctaactggtctgtaaaagccagaactgctaatgaatactaagggatcaaatacttatttcactccatgaaatacaaatcaattaatatatattccttagatttattttctggattttctttttaatattctgtctctccatgtaagaatacatctaccattaaaagtatagaatgatcatgtctttattagtgggccaacgaagaaaatcagcaagggatcaaatacttcttggactcactgtatatataaaatgtggtGGGAACAAGCAATTGAATTAGGTTTACTCGACTCTTTGAATCAAAACTGGTTTattcaaagtatttatttaagttaAATAAACCCGGTTTAATTGCTTGTAACCAAATTAAGTAATTGTTTTTACAGTCTAGACTTTATGGAGTTTAGGAGTTTTAGGAAACTCCTTTTTaggagttttattttatttattacattacttattttatttaagttctaCAGCTCTGTTATTGGGTTATTTCTTGCTCTCACATAAGCTATTCATAAGAtaaaccattttttaaatatgttaattcaGAATTTTGTTCAACTTTCAAGAAATTCAGAGAAAGCCCTTGTTCTATTAGTTtagttgagatatttaaattgctcttgtttgattggtttattgtgaacagctgctgctggttctAGCGCTCCCCCTGCTGGTGAGCAGTGCTGAGGCCAAACCTGTCAAAGTAGAGTTCCTGCCGCTGGACTGTGAGGATCATTACAACAATGGGTCCATCCACAATGGAGTGTACACCATCTACCCAGCAGGACCTGAGAAACCAGTGCAGGTGTACTGTGATATGGGCTGTGATGAGAACGAAACCCACAAGGATGGGAAATGGACCGTGAGTGGACACCTTTAATGTTCAGCACTGGTTGAGCGTTCAGTGCTTCAGTGGAATGGTTCCTATTAGTAGGATCATGATCTTATGATGTGACTGTACTGTATGATCTGATCTCCAGGTGATTCAGAGGAGAATAAACGGCAGTGTGAACTTCTACAGACGATGGCTCGAGTACAAGAACGGCTTTGGGAAGGTAGATGGAGAATACTGGCTAGGTGGGACACAGCactgcattttcttttctttgattGTTATTTAGAAGAGAGTCCTTTTCAGAAGTGTAGAATTATAATGTACACTGACAATAACTGGTCTAAAAGCAATGATCCAGAATGACCAAAACAAATCGAATAAGTTTTCTGTTCAGTTTTAATTAAGTTTAAATTaagattgtttttattttctcctgtgaagttcTTCCACATCTGCCACCAAAAAGCTGAAAACTAAACATAAagtgtttaatttatttaaaggaTTAAACTTATTAATGATGTCAGTGGCCACCAGTGGGTCAAAACATTTCTAACACACTCTTTtgaactttattattaatagcaCGTTTTCggtttttaataatttagttTTAATGATGTAAAGATAATGCGTAtaagctttaaaataaagaCTTAACAATGGCCAAGACTGAGTTTCTATAGAACTAAAATAGTTTAGATTACTGAAGTGCAGAAATCCAGTTCATTCTAAAGGCTGCACTGAATGAGTTTTAGTTTTAATTTCTAAattagttttagtttttagttttaattTCTAAATGGTCTGAAAATACTGATGGGAAGGGCCTTGTAATAAGGTGGGAGATTGAAGGGGTTAGGACAATTCTaaaggcctgtgactgacagtgACACTAATAAATGTACTAATTGGGTATTTTGACAGAATTGTTTTGACAGAATTGAGTTGTgtggcccagtgtaatatctttacATAGGGCCCAACAACCCAGATAGTGCCCCTGCTAATAGAGAAACTAAAAACCAGTCATTACCATCACAACCAGTTTTGTGACAGTAATGAAATGTTATGGTAATGACAATTATCACTTTTTGTATAAGATACTTCAAAATTCAGATAATGTCAACATTTCAGTTTTTGATGATGCTGAATAAACCTTCTCCATGATCAGGAGGAGCACATTACTAAATTACTTACATTATTTAATCGCTAACGTATAAAAACTTATTAGCTTTTAATGTTGGGAATGTTAGTCTCCTGTCAAAATATTAGATAAAAATtgacattaaaaatgaaaattaattttcatgaaaacacatttttttttgtgtgtgtttcaaagTCGGGGTTGAGAATGAGACCAAAGTAGCAAAGGATTGATCTTGAAAACGTTCAAACGTTCCCTTAACTGAACAACCCTAGTATATGTTTTCTGAACTGCAGGTCTGGAGAACATGTTTCTGTTGACGTCTGTGAATAAGTACGAGCTGAGGGTGGACCTGGAGGACTTTGAGGGAGGCAGTGCCTATTCCCAGTACACCTCCTTCTCCGTTGGTCCAGAGATCAACAATTACAGGCTGCAGATCAGCAACTACATCaatggaggaggaggtgagCAACATGTTAAACACCTTTATTTTACCTTTggatttttatttcagttttcttGTCAGTAGTCTTCTGTcttaaagaaacatgatgtaTCCTGCAGGTGATTGTTTGACCTACAACAACGGGAGGGATTTCTCAACCTTCGACAAAGACTACACAAACTGTGCCGACACCTACAGTGGAGGATTCTggtacaattactactactggGCATGTCACATTGCCAACCCCAACGGCCAGTACAAATGGAAGGTTTCTGGTTCCTCATACGCAGGGGTTATGTGGTCCTGCTGGAAAGGATATGGCTACTCTCTGAAGTCCATTGCGATGAAGATCCGCAGACTGTCTCTGGATGAGGTTAAAGCACAGGTTTAGAAGTAGCAGCATAGCCCATAACCCATAACTGATTTTTGCTGCCAGATTACTTCAACCCATTCATTCATTCGACTCTGATAGTCAGGGATGGATCACTTACCCAACTGTAGAAGCTGATTTCTGATACCTGAGCGGTGGTTTAGGGCTGATCTCTGAATATAAGAATGAGCTGGACGTCATATAGAGTCTGCAGGTCAGTGTGGTGGGTAGACTGGTGCTGTCTAGATGGCTTTGGTTCATTTTACTAATGTTAATCAAATATTTCTGCCTTAATGAGTATCGCATGATCTGCACTGCTTCATGTGCTTCAGTTCAACACTGTTAAACACAGAATTCCCAGAATCATAAATCtctaaataaaataactgtGTGTAAAAGGTGCTCTCCTCTTTCACTGTGTGTTTTAATGATCTGTGTAGTTCTGGGTTGGTATTTTGGTGTGGGTTTGACGTCTTTGAGATTCGGGTCCAAGTTGACGTATTGCATATTTTTATGGAGGAGCTTCAGAAGCACTCATCAACACTGTTCGAGGTTCTACTGGATTAAGGTCCGGTGACTGGGAAAAACTGAACTCCTCATGTTCATGATACCAGTTTAAGAGACTTCTGCTGTGTGGTAtgctgcatcatcatgctggaaatGACCATTAGAACATGGGTAATAAGTCGTATAGGGGAGGCACTGGTCAGCAGCAATTCTCAAACAGTCTGAGAAATCATGTAAATatgaatactaataataataataataatagtatatttactattaataatagaaacgtcaagtcaatgtaaaaagattttgttcagagtctttttggagcatttctattggtccattcattctgaaacttttattagaatttattaatttttattactttGAGCGAGGTGTTATGGTTCATATTATAGCATtgatatgtaatatgtaaagcTAGCTCCCAACATCACATATACAAtgctaaaattaaattaaattaaggaTGGTTCatgtgctttagaaaagcattcaTGTttataattgaattgaattaaagtCAGTTCCCCATCCGTCCACTGGGGGTCAGTAGAAGCGTGAAGAAGTGAGGTAGTTAGTTATCTCTCACATGACTCCCACATGACTCCCTTGACCAAGTTCTGGGCCTAACATGCCAGtacaactttatttttttatttttttattttatttatttattaaatttattttgcattttaaaaTCAACTGATTAACCCTTAACACTCCAGGGcgtatcacacactaaggtgtattcatcagtaactacagggacttctgtacagactggtggggctcttctttagtaatagaagttGTTGTACACTTTTGGATGTACCTTTTTTAGAGGTTATAATAACAGTAACTCATATTGTACTGATTGGTCTGGGAGCATAATGGGCCGTTAAACACAATTATTATTCCAGTGACCCTTAAAGGAGCGAACATATTGTGTGATACCTCTGCCGTATCACCCACTTCTATAATCATACACCTGAAATTTGGCAGAGATAAGACTTGTGTTTAattttatgaacaaaagtattgggacacatgctcatttgaAATCAAGGAccgcctcatcatccccaaccccccaattcatcccaaacgTTTTtaaccattccagagaacacagttcctccactgctctacagctcctcaatgctgggggctttatacccctctagcccacgcctggcattattaggcagcatggagccaaagGGGcctgatgttgatctgcttgcACTTACTTATCACAGTCGACAAGCACTCTAATCACATGTGCACGTAAAGCACTGTCCACTTATCAAAAGGTCATCCAGGTTGTCAGCAAGATAAGCATCTCGTCATGGACGGCAGCCCATAACCTAAATCTTAACCCCAGCCAGAatgagctgctgtacatccctggAACTTCAGGTCCTCATCacaatcttgccatctccttcaAGAACTCtctggtcactccatctgcagaagcacaaagccttgGGGTAGTTGTGGATGACCACCCTGCTGAAAACAGTCTGGACTGGTCAGGCTGGTTGACCATTTTAGCATAGGGTTATGGGATGGTTTAGCTGTCTACAGTCAGCCTGGCCAAGATCAACCtggtcaacctgaccaagctagacaagtatgaccagcttgaccagatATCAAGAGCTGgtttaccagtatagggtatgtttttgtcgGGATGGTCAGCAAACCATCTTAGACCATGAAGATAAAGGATTTGCTCTCTAGAGAGGTCCTCATATTCCCTTTACTCCCTCTTCATCTCAAGACTTGACTCCCAACCTGCCTGATCTTCCACTGTGTGCATCAGGCCCTTCAGCTGATACTGCTGATCTAGATAATAGCGACATGACTCATCTGtcacaatcaatcaaatcctcacagctatgttcCTCCtgcaaattctagtagaaagtcttcttatctggacagtacagacagttactgcaacaaaagcaggataaactcagaagaaacaatgaaggaaccgatgtcccaatacttttgtccatatagtgtctatATAGAGCAAAGTGTCTTTCCTCTTTGGAGATTAGTGTCTGTATGGTTCCTGACAAACCAACGTGAacctcctcagctcaatgctggggataTTTGGGAGCGTAAATCTGCTCCACAGCATTccgttctattggtcagtgctgtGACCAAAAGTGAACCcctgggtcagcaatgggtgcaccttaaagtagcttaacTCACTAATTGGgtgggtgtctggatacttttggacaggaCTCTCCAAAAGAGAGAAATGTCCTCCTACACCAGTGCTCCTTAATCCTGCTGCTGGAGAGCCACCGTATTGCACAGCTTCAGTCACCCCTGACCCCACACACCTGGCCAGCGGTATGCTGCATGTGGTATGCATGAGGTATGTATCTTTCTCAGACGCATTTCTGGCAGCATGGGTCTGTCTTACAGGAATACACAGCTTCCTCATGCTCTGCAAGTTTGTGTTTATGATAAAGGCAAGTGAAGGTTTCAGTTTGTTCCTCTAAAGCTCACACCCTCTTTCCCTCCAGGATACCTGAAAGTTCTATTCTGCCTTTGATTGTCTTTGATAAGGAAACATAAGAACCCCAGGATTCCAGATACACCAATGCCAAAACATCCTCAGTTTCAGGTTATGTGATGATAAATAGCCATAGTCGAGATCAGTCAGTCATTCATCAACTGCAGAGGTTCTGCAGTTGATGAGTAGCCGGGCCTTTGGTTGATGCTTTACTGTTAGGTGGTCAAATTATTGCATACCTGACCACCTCCATGGGttgtttgattgatttgatCACAACTGGTCTCTGAGACGTGTCCCTTGCAGATGATGCTTATCTTTAGCTGAGGGCAGAACTCTGCAGATCTTATCTTGGGGATTTCTGAGCTGGATTTCTCCTCTACAACCTCAGAAGAACTCAGGCTTTTCTCTCTAGGGAGGTCAcccaggtgctcattcagtccATCGTCatctcaagacttgactactggaACTCCctcctggctggtcttccttcCAGATCAGGGCGAAATGGCTCGTCTTCAGCCATGTAACCTCTCTGCTTAGTCTCCTGAGTGGTTTCCTGTAGTGGAAcgtcagattcaaaaccctaaAAGCTGGCCAACAAAACTAGAACAGTCCAAGTCCAGGTGGTAATGGTCACAACCTGATCTGTAAGAGTCCTTTGAGAATCAGATTCAGCTCGGTTTGACCCACGCTGATTTGGTTTGTTCTTGGACTGATTTTGGACTGGATGGTATTTGTTcttggacttgtcttggtctcaaCAGCAtttgctgtcacacacacacatcttacaCTCTGTGGTGTTTGATTTCAGACCTGTCTTGGAATACAGTggtacattttttatatttaatggaCTTGTCTTGGCTGCTTTGTCTTGGTCACTTGTCCAGGCTTTGGTTTATGGTCTTGATATTATTTGTCCACCCACCACCCTTTAAGATACATGAAACACAATATTCTAGACTTCAGTCCTGAGACCGAGGAACTTGCCCTTGGTGTCTGAACAGCTGGGTCCCTGTCTTCAAACATCATCTAAAGCTCTGAAGCTCCTTCAGGAGCTCCTAATTCAACACTAATCTTGCACTCGTTAAAGGCTGTGTTTGCAATTAAAGCTCTAACTTTGATTTCAGAGTCTGGAAGTAATGGTGTTTATCACCGTACTATCAATCAACTCTTGCTCTTAACAAAGCAAAACTCTGTAGATCTCAGATTCATTACAACAGCTTTCTTTCAAAATTGTGCAGAAAGGcctttcatttttttacttttaaggaACTAAGGAGTACTAAACACATGTAAACAAAGTAGTATGTGAATGCAGACAGACcagactgtcagtgttttctcGTGTAGATGTGCACTGGATATCAAAGAGACTGTCTGAGCACGGATTTCCCtgaaactattaaaaaaaaaagtcagaagaAAAGTCATTACATAGACTTGATAAAGGCATGTTTTCGTCCCATTATCatgatctttattttttatttattattaaaagtattcgGTTTGTAGAGCTGTAGAAATCCATTAACTATCCCTTTTAAACTATGTCATGTAAttaacaatatatgtataatgaatgTTCAAATAAGCAGTactaatatgtgtgtgtttcacagaaACCTTCACATGAAAAGTACCTGAAGTGTACATTTAGTAAAATGAGTAATTTTGTCGTAGACTCTACAGTATAAACTCAGATTTCTCTTAAATTTTATAGTATTCGTTCCTGAATGGTATTTGTTCTTGAACTCATTGTGAACTCTATGGTATTTGTTTTTGGACTTGTCTTAGACTAGATGGTATTTATACTTGACCTGTCTTGGAATAAATGCtacattttgtatattttatggACTTGTCTTGGCTACTTTGTTTTGATCACTTGTCCAGGCTTTGGACTGAGGCCCAGTCTTGGACTCAATACACTGAATTTAGGACATTAATTACTTGGCTACAG encodes:
- the LOC140535601 gene encoding microfibril-associated glycoprotein 4-like, giving the protein CEQLLLVLALPLLVSSAEAKPVKVEFLPLDCEDHYNNGSIHNGVYTIYPAGPEKPVQVYCDMGCDENETHKDGKWTVIQRRINGSVNFYRRWLEYKNGFGKVDGEYWLGLENMFLLTSVNKYELRVDLEDFEGGSAYSQYTSFSVGPEINNYRLQISNYINGGGGDCLTYNNGRDFSTFDKDYTNCADTYSGGFWYNYYYWACHIANPNGQYKWKVSGSSYAGVMWSCWKGYGYSLKSIAMKIRRLSLDEVKAQV